Genomic window (Rhizobium sp. NLR16a):
GAAATTCTGATGGAATCGAGCGAGATGGGCGTCTGCCTCGTGCATGAGAAAAGGGGCCGGCGGCTCTACATGTTCAATCATGTCGAATATGATTCCACCTCACTTTCGGACGAGTATTTCCGCGATGTGGATGCCGGCGTGCCGATCAAGATGCCGCACAATTACTTCCCGCATAATGATCCGGCACTTGCGCCTCAGAACCGCTGGCGCAGCCACGCGCACCTCTTGTTCGGCAACTGGATCAACGAGATTTACCAGACGACGCCCTATGACGTCGAAGAGATCGGCATGGATCTTTAATGGAATTTCTTTCTGACCTGCCTGGTTGCGGTTTGGAACAAATGCGGGCAGGTTCCGGTCCGGAACCCTATAGCGCTGCGCGTTTTTATCGGACGCGCAAAGGAACGGACAGTCGATCATGTCGGATAAGTTGGAGCGGGAAGTTTTTGGGCAGACGAAGGCGGGCGAGACCGTCTATCGCGTCGTCATCAGGGGCGGCGGCCTAACGGCCAAGATCATCACCTGGGGTGCGGTCATCCAGGATCTGCGCCTTGAGGGTCATGAGGCGCCGCTGCAACTCGGCTTCGAGGATTTCGACAGCTATCCTCTCTACTCGGCCTATTTCGGCGCGACGCCCGGCCGCTGCGCCAACCGTGTCGGCGGCGGCGCCTTTACGCTCGACGGCAAGGACTATCAGCTCGAGCCGAATGAAAACGGCGTCACACATCTGCACGGCGGCAGCGACAATATCGGCAAGCGCAACTGGACGATCGTCGAGCATGCGGTCGACCGCCTGGTGATGAAGATCGTCGATCCGGACGGCCGTGCCGGTTATCCCGGCAACTGCACCATTCAGGCGACGTTCCGGGTGCACGGCAATGGTGAACTGTCGATCACCTATGAATCGACCAGCGATCAGCCGACGCTCGCCAATGTCTGCCAGCACGCCTATTTCAATCTCGACGGCCGCGATGATGCACTGGGCCACGACATCATGATCGCCGCCGATCACTATCTGCCGACCGACGAGAAGCAGGTGCCGACCGGCGAAATCCGGCCCGTTGCCGGAACCGAATTCGATTTCCGCGAGATGGCCCCGATGAAGCGTTTCGTCGGCAGTGAACAGGTATTGTACGACCACAATTTCTGCCTGTCCCGCGAACGCACCGCCAAGCGGACCGTGGCACTCGCCCGCAGCCTCTATTCCGGCGTGTCGCTGGAAGTGCGCAGCACCGAGCCGGGCGTACAGTTCTATGCCGGCTTCAAGCTCAACACTGGGGCTCCCGGCCTCGGCGGGCGCAAATATGGTCCGTTCGCCGGCTTCTGCCTGGAGACACAGATCTGGCCGGATGCGATCAACCATGAGGGCTTCCCGAATGCGGTCCTGCGTCCAGGCGAAGTGCTACGCCAGGAAACGGACTACATCTTCACCAAGAGCTGAAGCGTTCTAAAGCGCGTCACGATCTTTCAGATTCGCTCCTCGCGCTTTAGGTTTTTGTTTACGCAAGTCGGTATCGCAAAACCGCCGCACACGTTTGCGCGGACATGCTCTGAGACGTACGGCTGTCAAATTTGACCGTTATTGAACCCTCTTCGGATTGCCGGAGAGGGTTTTTCTTCTGCCCCTCAGATTCAGGCTTGCCGATTGGTTCTATATAGGTTCTATTGTGTGTCCATGGATAGAACCAGTCTAGTAGCTGAACTCAATAGACGCAGCCTGCGCGACGACGCGCTGACCGGCCCACTCTACAAGCGGCTGGCGCAGGTGCTGACCAGCCTCATTCAGGAAGGCTTGCTGAAGCCCGGCACGGCGCTGCCGGGCGAGCGTGACCTTGCCGAGGCTCTCAAGCTCGGCCGCGTCACCGTGCGCACCGCCTATCGCGACCTCATGGCGGCGGGCGCATTGGAATCGCGCCACGGAAGCGGTACTTTCGTATCGAGCAAGGTCGAGCGCATGGAACAGTCGCTCTGGCGGCTTTCCTCCTTCTCCGCCGATATGCGTTCGCGCGGCCGGTTGCCGGCCGCGCGGATATTGTCGCGAGAGATCAACACGCCGTCGCCGGAAGAATCCTTCCTGCTCGGCCTCGGCGGCGACGAGCCGGTGCTGAGGCTCGACCGGCTGCGCCTCGCTGACGGCTTGCCGCTGGCGATCGAACGCGCCGTCGTGCCGGTCAAGTTTCTGGGGAAGAATGCCGGCGGCGAAGGATCGCTCTACGACGCGCTGGCGGCGAATGGCCATCGGCCGGTGCGCGCGCTGCAGCGGTTGACCGCCGTCACGCTCGATGCATCCTATGCTGCGATGCTGAACGTCAAGGCAGGCGCGCCGGCGCTTCTTATCGAACGTGTCTCGCGCCTGGAAGACCAGCGCGTCGTCGAATACACCCGCTCGCATTATCGCGGCGATGCCTATGACTTCGTTGCCGAATTGAGAATTGGAGATGACCATGAGTGAGAACCAGTCGCTGATGCTGCAGGAAGCAGGCGAATCACCCGAAGTGGTGGCCACGCTTCTCGAAAAGGAAAAGCCGGTCTTTGCCGAGATCGCCCGTCTGTTTTCGTCCGCCCGTCCGAGCGTGGTGACGACGGCCGCGCGCGGCTCCTCGGACCATGCCGCCACCTTCTTCAAATATCTCTTTGAGATCACCTGCGGCGTCCCAGTCGCCTCGGTCGGCCCGTCGATCGCTTCCGTCTATGGTGCTGCCCTCCACCTGCAGGGCGGCGTGCATTTCACCGTCTCGCAGTCGGGCGCCAGCCCCGACATCGTCGCCCTGCAGGAGGCCGCGAAGAAGGGGGGCGCAACGACGATCGCCGTCGTCAACGTCACCGACAGCCCGCTTGCCAGGCAGGCGGATATCGTTCTCGGCCTCAACGCCGGCGCGGAAAAGAGTGTGGCGGCGACGAAATCCTTCATCGCCTCCGTCGCCGCGCTCACCGGGGTGACGGCTGCGATCGGCGGCGCGTCCGACCTGCAGGCAGCGCTGGAAAAACTGCCGGAGGCGCTTTCGGCGACCGCCGGGATCGACACGGCGGCGGCCGAGGAGGTGCTGCTCCATGCGACCTCGCTCTATACGGCCGGCCGCGGCCCGGCCTTCGCGATCGCGCTCGAAGCGGCGTTGAAGGCCAAGGAAACCTCGGGCCTGCACGCCGAGGCCTTTTCGCTGGCTGAACTGATGCATGGCCCGATGCGCCTGGTGCAGCCGGGCTTTCCAATCGTCGCCTTCGCGCCCGACGATGCTGCTTTGGCCAATAACGGCAAGGCGCTGGAGCGCCTGCAGAAGCTTGGCGCCACCACCGTCGGCTTCTCCACGCAGCCGCTCTCCGGCATCAATCTGCGCGTGCCGACGACGGGCAACGGTCTCGTCGATCCGCTGGTGTCGCTGCTCGTCTATTACCGACTGATCGAATCGGTGACGCGCCGCAAGGGCTTCGACCCCGACCGGCCGGCCAACCTGCTCAAGGTGACGGAGACGGTCTGATGGGACGCAAGATCTTCGTCGGCGCCCGGATCTTCGACGGCGAGCGCTTCCATGACGACAAGGCACTCGTCCTTGCCGACGGCCGCGTCGAAGCGATCGTCGCGAGAAACGACCTGCCCGATGGCGAGATGGTCGCTCTTGAGGGCGGCGTCCTGTCGGCCGGCTTCATCGATGCGCAGGTCAATGGCGGCGGCGGCCGAATGCTGAACGACGAGCCGTCCCCGGCGTCGATGGAGATCATCGCCGGCGGGCATCGGCCTTATGGCACGACGTCGCTGCTGCCGACCTTGATCACCGATACATCGGAGGCGACCAATGCCGCCATCGAGGCGGCGAAGGAGGCTGTGAAAAAGAACCGCGGCGTCGCCGGTCTGCATCTCGAGGGCCCGCATCTGGCACCGGCCCGCAAGGGTGCGCATCTGGCCGAGTTGATGCGGCCGGTGGAGGACCGCGACGTCAAGGCCTTCATCCGGGCACGTGAGTCGATCGGCACGCTGCTCGTCACCATCGCAGCCGAGCAGGTGACGGTCGCCCAGGTGCGCGAGCTTGCGGAAGCCGGCGTCACCGTCAGCATCGGCCATTCCGATTGTTCGAGCGAGGCGGCGGAGGAACGTTTCGATGCCGGAGCGCGCGGGGTCACGCATCTCTTCAACGCCATGAGCCAAATGGGACACCGTGCTCCCGGCCTCGTCGGCGCGGCCATCGATCATCCCGCGACCTGGTGCGGCATTATTGCCGACGGCCATCACGTCGATCCGAAGGCGCTGCGCACGGCGTTGCGTGCCAAGCGCGGCGAAGGCAGGTTGTTCTTCGTCACCGACGCGATGTCGCTTGTCGGCTCGCAGCAGGACGCATTCACGCTGAACGGACGCACTGTCCGGCGCGAAAGGGGCGGCTTCTGCTCGAAGTTGGTGCTTTCCGATGGTACGCTGGCAGGCTCCGACGTCGACATGATTTCGGCAATCCGCTACGGCATCACCTATCTCGACCTGGCGCTCGCCGAGGCGCTGCGCATGGCGACCCTCTATCCCGCCCGTTTCCTGAGACTTGCCGATCGCGGCCATCTTTCACCGGGCGCGCGTGCCGATCTCGTGCACCTCACCGATACGCTCACCGTCGCCGCCACCTGGCTTGCCGGCGAAGTTGCATGAATTCAAGGAGAAGTAGGATGACCGACATTACCGATGCCTATTTCTCCAACCTTATCGGCCGGCTGGAAGAGCTGAAGCAGACGCTTGCCGAGCCGATGGCACAGGCTGCGGCGGTCATTCTCGATGCCGCCCGCGGCGACAAACGTGTCTATGTCTTCGGCACCGGCCATTCGCATATGCTGGCGGAAGAGGTGCACTATCGTGCCGGCGGACTCGCCTTCACCGTGCCGGTGCTCGTCGGCTCGGCGATGCTGCACGAGGGGGCGGTCATCAGTTCGGTCTATGAGCGCACACAGGGTCTGGTGCGGCCGATGCTGGAGCGTTACGGCATGCAGCCGGGCGACGTCATTATCATCGCTTCCAATTCGGGGGTGAACGCCGCGCCGATCGAGGCCGCCGATTATGCGCGCGAAATCGGCGCAAAGGTGATCGCCATCACCTCGATCGCCTATTCCTCGGCCATCGCCAATGGCCGCCGCCGGCTCGCCGACGTCGCCGACGTGGTGCTCGACAACGGATTGCCGCCGGGTGACGCTGTCGTCGATCTCGAAGGAACGGGACTTAGGGTCGGACCGGTCTCGACGGCGGTCGGTGTGACCATCATCAACGCGATCTTTGCCGAAGTTGCCTCGGAGCTTGCGAAATCCGGCGATGCGCCGGTCTATCTCAGCGCCAACATGCCGGGCGCGGCCGAGATCAACCAGAAGCTCGTCAAGAAATACCGGCCGCGCAACCCGCATCTCTGAGAGGATAAAGGAGCCTGCTGCTGTCGCAGGCACGGTTCGTGAGGCGATCAAGTGGCGAGGATTGAGCTGACCATACGGGCCGTCCGCGGTGCCAGCGTCAAGCCGATATGCCCGTGTCCAAAAGCAAACACGACGTCCCTTCCTCCTCTTGAAGGCCGAATGACGGGAACGGAATCGGGCATGGAAGGGCGAAAGCCCATCCAGCTCCGGCTTGGTTCACCAAGTGTCGGGAAAATCCTGCGGGCGTTTGCCAATAACACTTCGAGGCGCCTTGGGTTCGAAGGCGCGGTGAGACCTCCGAGTTCCACGGTGCCGGCGACGCGCAGCCGGCCACGCATCGGGCAAAAGTAAAATCCATGATGCGTCGGGCACACCGGTCTTTCCACCGGCGGTGTTTCCATATCGAATTCCAGATGATAGCCGCGCTCGGTGTCCAGGGGGACCCGCTCTCCGAGCTGCAGAGCCAGGCCGCGGGAATGAGCGCCGGCAGCGATCACCGCGGCTCGGGCGTGAATGCTGTGGGCTGGAGCCATCATCCTCACTCCGTTCCGCTCGCGCGAAATAGCCGTCACGGAGTCCCGTACGAACTCGACGCCCGCTTGTCTGGCGGCGGCGTCCATCACGCTCATGAGTTCGCCGGGATCGGTGAAGTTTATCGCTTTCGGAAAGAAAAGCCCTCCGCCATGGGCCTGCGGCAGTCGAGGCTCCAGGCTTTGCACCTCGCCGGGAGTGAGGAGTTGCTGCGCGATCCCGTAATTTCGGCGAAGCCTGACATCCGAAGCGGCCGCC
Coding sequences:
- the nagA gene encoding N-acetylglucosamine-6-phosphate deacetylase, coding for MGRKIFVGARIFDGERFHDDKALVLADGRVEAIVARNDLPDGEMVALEGGVLSAGFIDAQVNGGGGRMLNDEPSPASMEIIAGGHRPYGTTSLLPTLITDTSEATNAAIEAAKEAVKKNRGVAGLHLEGPHLAPARKGAHLAELMRPVEDRDVKAFIRARESIGTLLVTIAAEQVTVAQVRELAEAGVTVSIGHSDCSSEAAEERFDAGARGVTHLFNAMSQMGHRAPGLVGAAIDHPATWCGIIADGHHVDPKALRTALRAKRGEGRLFFVTDAMSLVGSQQDAFTLNGRTVRRERGGFCSKLVLSDGTLAGSDVDMISAIRYGITYLDLALAEALRMATLYPARFLRLADRGHLSPGARADLVHLTDTLTVAATWLAGEVA
- a CDS encoding GntR family transcriptional regulator, encoding MDRTSLVAELNRRSLRDDALTGPLYKRLAQVLTSLIQEGLLKPGTALPGERDLAEALKLGRVTVRTAYRDLMAAGALESRHGSGTFVSSKVERMEQSLWRLSSFSADMRSRGRLPAARILSREINTPSPEESFLLGLGGDEPVLRLDRLRLADGLPLAIERAVVPVKFLGKNAGGEGSLYDALAANGHRPVRALQRLTAVTLDASYAAMLNVKAGAPALLIERVSRLEDQRVVEYTRSHYRGDAYDFVAELRIGDDHE
- a CDS encoding SIS domain-containing protein — protein: MSENQSLMLQEAGESPEVVATLLEKEKPVFAEIARLFSSARPSVVTTAARGSSDHAATFFKYLFEITCGVPVASVGPSIASVYGAALHLQGGVHFTVSQSGASPDIVALQEAAKKGGATTIAVVNVTDSPLARQADIVLGLNAGAEKSVAATKSFIASVAALTGVTAAIGGASDLQAALEKLPEALSATAGIDTAAAEEVLLHATSLYTAGRGPAFAIALEAALKAKETSGLHAEAFSLAELMHGPMRLVQPGFPIVAFAPDDAALANNGKALERLQKLGATTVGFSTQPLSGINLRVPTTGNGLVDPLVSLLVYYRLIESVTRRKGFDPDRPANLLKVTETV
- a CDS encoding SIS domain-containing protein — protein: MTDITDAYFSNLIGRLEELKQTLAEPMAQAAAVILDAARGDKRVYVFGTGHSHMLAEEVHYRAGGLAFTVPVLVGSAMLHEGAVISSVYERTQGLVRPMLERYGMQPGDVIIIASNSGVNAAPIEAADYAREIGAKVIAITSIAYSSAIANGRRRLADVADVVLDNGLPPGDAVVDLEGTGLRVGPVSTAVGVTIINAIFAEVASELAKSGDAPVYLSANMPGAAEINQKLVKKYRPRNPHL
- a CDS encoding FAD-dependent oxidoreductase, which translates into the protein MNKLTTDIAVIGGGVIGVTTALRLRADGRDVVLIEPNKPGSGASYGNAGTIADYAIIPVGTPAVLKNLASLLLNSDSPLSIRKAALPTLFPWLMRFAYESLPHRYRDNTRRIADLLSDASSEWLDFAAEIGASDLLRAKGCLYLYQTPEAFKAAASDVRLRRNYGIAQQLLTPGEVQSLEPRLPQAHGGGLFFPKAINFTDPGELMSVMDAAARQAGVEFVRDSVTAISRERNGVRMMAPAHSIHARAAVIAAGAHSRGLALQLGERVPLDTERGYHLEFDMETPPVERPVCPTHHGFYFCPMRGRLRVAGTVELGGLTAPSNPRRLEVLLANARRIFPTLGEPSRSWMGFRPSMPDSVPVIRPSRGGRDVVFAFGHGHIGLTLAPRTARMVSSILAT
- a CDS encoding aldose epimerase family protein, which codes for MSDKLEREVFGQTKAGETVYRVVIRGGGLTAKIITWGAVIQDLRLEGHEAPLQLGFEDFDSYPLYSAYFGATPGRCANRVGGGAFTLDGKDYQLEPNENGVTHLHGGSDNIGKRNWTIVEHAVDRLVMKIVDPDGRAGYPGNCTIQATFRVHGNGELSITYESTSDQPTLANVCQHAYFNLDGRDDALGHDIMIAADHYLPTDEKQVPTGEIRPVAGTEFDFREMAPMKRFVGSEQVLYDHNFCLSRERTAKRTVALARSLYSGVSLEVRSTEPGVQFYAGFKLNTGAPGLGGRKYGPFAGFCLETQIWPDAINHEGFPNAVLRPGEVLRQETDYIFTKS